From Flavobacterium arcticum, the proteins below share one genomic window:
- a CDS encoding SusC/RagA family TonB-linked outer membrane protein, which translates to MKSKLFLIAFMLISSFCFAQSIEVSGTVNEAATGLPMPGVNVTVKNAALNTVTDIDGNFTLSVPSGSTLVFNFIGFNNAEKVITSSESITIIMTENIQTLDEVVVIGYGSQKRRDITGAVGVVSSETIKDLKPIKIEQALQGTVSGVNVTTQSGAPGAGLDIRIRGISSNNDSSPLVLIDGYIGQLSDINFNDVENITVLKDAQAAIYGTAGANGVVLVTTKRGKKNTKLSLSYNSYIGLQETSRKLPLLNATEYALLLNESYANGGQPLPFPNVSNLGVGTNWQDEVFDTGAPIISHDINATGGGDKVTYSISASNLDQDGIVGGSKSHFDRNTFRIGMTADLLEDLKLNTNVIYTDVNRQSFNENALGSVLFNAINTPAIYSPYDENGDFTVLPTGDATMPGSNLGNEIINPLAQIDNTFNDYDYRKFSGTFGLDYEIISNLTATARIGFNTLNSNERIFNKEVSYGGKVFDNVRSSVEQKSINDNDYTFDAFINYKKSFNDTHNFEATLGTTIYKTFGEAVFATGFDVPNNSWQFADIGLTTGYSEAKTANSYKYDERRLSYFARVQYDYKGKYLLSGMLRRDSSTRFGPNNRVAYFPSVTGGWIISDESFYKANTVVNFLKLRASYGILGNDRYGDNQYVGLLDGEATYVLNGNLVNGLAIGRLPNPDLVWEKSQKFDVGLDIQLLNNKIGIVADYFIDKKKDLLITDIPVSGILGTYGPGGKNPTANAGSVENKGFELGLNYKDQIGEDFTYKLGYNVTFLHNEVTEVNNGTGFVDGGNFGLSSTATRMEAGQPIGYFYGYQMDGIFQNQAEVDAHPSQTELGAPAQPGDIRFVDVNGDGVITPDDRTNIGDPIPDATMGFNIQLNYKGFDFTGYAFASLGNDMVRNYERTLNDVNRLNYTLDRWTGEGTSNSVPRVTTSATTNNVFSSYYVEDASYLRIQNIQLGYTINPDFTKKAGISKLRLYAGVNNLYTFTKYRGYDPGASSGEPLSSGIDYGFYPVPKTYLFGLNVNF; encoded by the coding sequence ATGAAGTCAAAACTATTCTTAATTGCCTTTATGCTAATCTCATCTTTTTGCTTTGCCCAGAGCATCGAGGTGAGTGGTACGGTAAATGAAGCGGCAACCGGGTTGCCTATGCCCGGAGTAAACGTAACGGTTAAAAATGCCGCGTTAAACACAGTAACAGATATTGATGGTAATTTTACTCTATCAGTACCATCAGGTTCTACACTAGTGTTTAATTTTATAGGTTTTAACAATGCTGAAAAGGTCATCACCTCTAGCGAATCCATCACAATAATTATGACCGAAAACATTCAAACACTTGATGAAGTGGTTGTTATTGGTTATGGTAGCCAAAAAAGAAGAGATATTACCGGAGCTGTAGGTGTAGTAAGCTCTGAAACTATTAAGGACTTAAAACCTATAAAAATAGAACAGGCACTACAAGGTACTGTTAGTGGTGTTAATGTTACTACACAATCTGGAGCACCTGGTGCTGGGTTAGATATAAGAATAAGAGGTATATCTTCTAATAATGACTCATCTCCATTAGTATTAATAGATGGTTATATAGGGCAACTTAGCGATATTAATTTTAATGATGTAGAAAACATTACTGTACTTAAAGATGCACAAGCTGCTATATATGGTACTGCTGGGGCTAATGGTGTAGTACTTGTTACTACAAAAAGAGGAAAGAAAAACACTAAACTTAGTCTTAGCTATAACAGTTATATAGGTTTACAAGAAACATCTAGAAAATTACCGTTGTTAAATGCTACAGAGTACGCTTTACTTTTAAATGAAAGTTATGCAAATGGCGGACAGCCTCTACCCTTCCCTAACGTTTCGAATTTAGGAGTGGGAACCAACTGGCAAGATGAAGTATTTGATACTGGTGCACCTATTATAAGTCATGACATCAATGCAACAGGTGGTGGCGATAAAGTAACTTACAGTATTAGTGCCTCTAATCTCGATCAAGATGGTATTGTAGGAGGCAGCAAGTCGCACTTTGATCGTAATACATTTCGTATAGGTATGACAGCAGACTTATTAGAAGACCTAAAACTAAATACTAACGTAATTTATACTGATGTAAATAGACAGTCGTTTAATGAAAATGCATTGGGGTCTGTATTATTTAACGCTATTAATACCCCTGCTATTTACTCTCCTTATGATGAAAATGGCGATTTTACAGTATTACCTACAGGAGACGCTACAATGCCAGGTAGTAATCTTGGTAATGAGATAATTAACCCATTGGCACAAATAGATAATACTTTTAATGACTATGACTATAGAAAGTTTAGCGGTACTTTCGGTTTAGATTACGAAATAATATCAAATTTAACCGCTACAGCTCGTATAGGTTTTAATACACTAAACTCAAACGAAAGAATATTCAATAAAGAAGTTTCCTATGGAGGTAAAGTGTTTGACAATGTAAGGAGTAGTGTAGAGCAAAAAAGTATAAATGATAACGACTATACCTTTGATGCATTCATAAACTACAAGAAATCATTTAACGATACTCATAATTTTGAAGCTACATTAGGTACTACTATATATAAAACCTTTGGCGAAGCAGTATTTGCAACTGGTTTTGATGTTCCTAATAACTCTTGGCAATTTGCCGATATAGGGCTTACTACAGGTTACTCTGAAGCTAAAACTGCCAATTCATATAAATATGACGAAAGAAGACTTTCTTATTTTGCCAGAGTACAATATGATTATAAAGGTAAATATTTATTATCTGGAATGTTAAGGAGAGATTCATCTACACGTTTTGGTCCTAATAATCGTGTTGCCTACTTCCCTTCTGTAACTGGAGGTTGGATAATATCAGACGAAAGTTTTTATAAAGCCAATACAGTAGTTAACTTCTTAAAATTAAGAGCCAGTTACGGTATACTAGGTAATGATCGTTATGGAGATAACCAATATGTAGGCTTGCTAGATGGCGAAGCAACATATGTACTTAACGGAAATCTTGTTAACGGTCTTGCAATAGGTAGGCTCCCAAACCCTGATTTAGTTTGGGAGAAATCTCAAAAATTTGATGTAGGTCTTGATATACAGTTATTAAATAATAAAATAGGTATTGTTGCCGATTATTTTATCGATAAAAAGAAAGATCTATTAATAACAGATATACCTGTATCAGGAATACTAGGAACATATGGTCCTGGTGGTAAAAATCCTACAGCTAATGCAGGATCGGTAGAAAATAAAGGTTTTGAACTTGGTCTAAATTATAAAGACCAGATTGGTGAAGACTTTACGTATAAATTAGGATATAATGTAACCTTCTTACACAATGAGGTTACCGAAGTTAACAACGGTACTGGATTTGTAGATGGCGGAAATTTTGGTTTAAGTAGTACTGCTACTCGTATGGAAGCAGGACAGCCAATAGGTTATTTCTATGGCTATCAAATGGATGGTATTTTCCAAAATCAAGCAGAAGTAGACGCACACCCTTCGCAAACAGAGCTTGGTGCACCTGCACAACCAGGAGATATTAGGTTTGTAGATGTAAATGGTGATGGGGTAATTACTCCAGATGACAGAACTAACATTGGCGACCCAATACCAGATGCTACCATGGGTTTTAATATACAACTTAACTATAAAGGGTTCGATTTTACTGGCTATGCTTTTGCTTCTTTAGGTAATGACATGGTAAGAAATTACGAAAGAACTTTAAACGATGTAAATAGGCTTAACTATACATTAGACAGATGGACAGGAGAAGGTACAAGTAACAGCGTACCAAGAGTTACAACATCTGCAACTACAAATAATGTATTCTCTAGCTATTATGTAGAAGATGCCTCTTATTTAAGAATACAAAACATACAACTAGGATATACTATAAATCCTGATTTTACTAAAAAAGCAGGTATCTCTAAACTAAGACTTTATGCGGGTGTAAATAACCTATATACATTTACTAAATACAGAGGTTACGATCCTGGAGCATCAAGCGGAGAGCCATTATCATCAGGAATAGATTATGGTTTTTATCCTGTACCGAAAACATACTTATTTGGATTAAATGTTAACTTTTAA
- a CDS encoding RagB/SusD family nutrient uptake outer membrane protein has product MKRKIITAVMALSIFTASTVSCSDDFIERDIVYQIASENYFNSQEDYYNGLIAAYDLLHASYPNVIMGEIASDNTLAGGESANDVIGWQQVDLMIHTPVNANLRDIWNWMFSGVNRANYILEFKDKTEFEGKAQIIAEARFLRAYYHFELVKWFGGIPLKGDARFEFGDETSIPRSSKEEVYASIQEDLLLAIEDLDIQAPEIGRASKGAAQALLGKAYLYDGKYSEAAAILEQVITDGNYSLVTDYNSIFEFEGENGPESVFEVQYTDVEGASFDCLQCVEGNVAVGFSGPRNYEGPLFTSGFSCNVPTVEGASIFEDGDLREDVTILNMEEWIAENMAIDPDVNVSYGPGYKNTGYFNRKYIPRKRSDQAAGDLNLTNPNNYRAIRYSDVLLMAAEAFNRSGNDVKARQYVNEVRRRAFGDTDHDFTANGETLLSFILEERRRELFGEGHRFFDLVRTGRAAQEIDNFTTGKNEVFPIPLEEIQFSNGNWEQNPNY; this is encoded by the coding sequence ATGAAAAGAAAGATAATCACAGCCGTTATGGCTCTTAGTATATTCACCGCATCAACAGTTTCATGTAGTGACGATTTTATAGAAAGAGACATTGTTTACCAAATAGCTTCAGAAAACTATTTTAACTCACAAGAAGACTATTATAATGGGCTTATAGCCGCATATGATCTTTTGCATGCCTCTTACCCTAACGTTATTATGGGCGAAATCGCTTCAGATAACACTCTCGCAGGAGGAGAAAGTGCAAATGATGTTATAGGCTGGCAACAGGTAGACCTAATGATACATACACCTGTAAATGCTAATCTTAGAGATATCTGGAATTGGATGTTCTCGGGTGTAAATAGAGCAAACTATATATTAGAATTTAAAGATAAAACCGAATTTGAGGGTAAAGCCCAAATTATTGCCGAAGCTCGTTTTCTTAGAGCATATTATCATTTTGAGCTAGTAAAATGGTTTGGCGGTATTCCGCTTAAAGGCGATGCGAGATTCGAGTTTGGTGATGAAACTTCTATACCACGTTCTTCAAAAGAAGAAGTATATGCAAGTATTCAGGAAGATCTTTTATTAGCCATAGAGGATCTTGATATACAAGCTCCAGAGATAGGAAGAGCTTCAAAAGGTGCTGCACAAGCACTACTAGGAAAAGCCTATTTATATGACGGAAAATACAGCGAAGCTGCTGCTATTTTAGAGCAGGTAATTACAGATGGTAATTACAGCTTAGTAACCGATTATAATTCAATATTTGAGTTTGAAGGTGAAAACGGACCCGAATCAGTATTCGAAGTACAATATACTGATGTAGAAGGTGCAAGTTTTGATTGCCTACAATGTGTAGAAGGTAATGTTGCCGTAGGTTTTAGTGGTCCTAGAAACTATGAAGGACCGTTATTCACATCAGGATTTAGTTGTAATGTGCCAACTGTTGAAGGAGCTTCAATTTTTGAAGATGGCGATTTAAGAGAAGATGTAACGATACTAAATATGGAAGAGTGGATTGCCGAAAACATGGCTATAGACCCTGATGTAAATGTAAGTTATGGTCCTGGTTATAAAAACACAGGTTATTTTAACCGTAAATACATCCCTAGAAAAAGAAGCGATCAGGCTGCTGGTGACCTTAACCTTACTAACCCTAACAATTACAGAGCTATTCGTTACTCTGATGTGCTACTTATGGCAGCCGAAGCTTTTAACAGATCTGGTAATGATGTTAAGGCAAGACAATATGTAAATGAAGTAAGAAGAAGAGCTTTTGGCGATACTGATCACGATTTTACAGCAAATGGCGAAACATTACTAAGCTTCATTTTAGAAGAAAGAAGAAGAGAACTATTTGGTGAAGGGCATCGTTTCTTCGACCTTGTAAGAACAGGTAGAGCTGCACAGGAAATTGACAATTTCACAACAGGCAAAAACGAAGTTTTCCCTATACCTCTAGAAGAAATACAATTCTCTAACGGTAACTGGGAACAAAACCCTAATTATTAA
- a CDS encoding glycoside hydrolase family 16 protein → MKKTLTIIGKCLMLLILVSSCQDDDKTFGSLDAPTNLEATYEIIGQSVEFPNGDGSGNVLLKASAENAISYKYIFPDQSSVTVSSGEYTKRFTTNGVNSYEVTVIAYGKGGVASSLTFMVEDVLSNFNDPETVALLTGGASKVWYWAAATAGHIGVGPNDGSENNGWPSYYSATPFEKAGSEDSDCLYENVLTFTQDGEIVKYTLDNGGRTFFNASYNSVGGEDSSSDLCQPFDTSGEKIAVLGPADAITPQYETTGTQMTFSDGGFMGYYIGTNTYEIVSITENTMTVRAVMGNDASLAWYHIFTTQPPYSDDEPVYDNLVFSDEFDVDGAPDPTIWNMEIGNGTNGWGNNEAQYYRAENAVVQGGNLIITAKQEAFNGFNYTSARMNTHNNFDFTYGKVEMRAKLPTGGGTWPALWMLGSNYQTISWPACGETDIMEHVGNDQNTIHGTLHYPGNSAGNANTSSTVVEGVSDEFHIYTVNWSPNFIRFYVDGNEFKTFANSPEVPYNWDFFLIFNVAMGGSFGGTIDPSFTESSMEVDYVRVYQE, encoded by the coding sequence ATGAAAAAGACATTAACAATTATAGGAAAGTGCCTTATGCTACTTATTTTAGTAAGTAGTTGTCAGGACGACGATAAAACATTTGGGAGTTTAGATGCCCCAACCAATTTAGAAGCAACTTACGAAATAATAGGGCAATCAGTTGAATTCCCAAATGGAGATGGCTCAGGAAATGTACTATTAAAAGCCTCTGCAGAAAATGCAATAAGCTATAAATATATTTTCCCCGACCAATCATCAGTAACAGTAAGCAGTGGTGAGTATACCAAAAGGTTTACTACCAATGGTGTTAACTCTTATGAAGTTACCGTTATCGCTTACGGAAAAGGTGGCGTTGCTAGTAGCTTAACCTTTATGGTAGAAGATGTACTAAGTAACTTTAATGATCCTGAAACAGTAGCCTTATTAACTGGAGGTGCAAGCAAAGTATGGTACTGGGCAGCAGCGACTGCTGGACATATTGGTGTAGGTCCTAATGATGGTTCAGAAAACAATGGATGGCCAAGTTACTATTCTGCAACTCCTTTTGAAAAAGCAGGATCAGAAGATAGCGATTGTCTTTATGAAAATGTATTGACATTTACCCAAGATGGCGAGATTGTAAAATATACCCTTGATAACGGAGGAAGAACATTCTTTAATGCTAGTTATAATAGTGTAGGTGGCGAAGATTCATCTTCAGATCTTTGTCAGCCTTTTGATACTTCTGGTGAAAAAATAGCCGTATTAGGTCCAGCAGATGCTATTACACCTCAATATGAAACAACAGGTACACAAATGACTTTTTCAGATGGTGGCTTCATGGGGTACTACATTGGTACAAATACCTATGAAATAGTATCAATAACCGAAAACACAATGACAGTAAGAGCTGTTATGGGTAATGATGCTAGCTTAGCTTGGTATCATATATTTACAACACAACCTCCTTACTCTGATGACGAACCAGTATATGATAACTTAGTATTCTCTGATGAATTTGATGTTGACGGTGCTCCTGACCCTACTATCTGGAATATGGAAATAGGTAATGGTACTAATGGTTGGGGTAATAACGAAGCACAGTACTACCGCGCAGAAAATGCTGTAGTACAAGGCGGAAACCTTATAATTACAGCAAAACAGGAAGCTTTCAATGGATTTAACTACACCTCTGCACGTATGAACACGCACAACAACTTTGATTTTACCTATGGTAAAGTAGAAATGCGTGCAAAACTGCCTACAGGTGGAGGTACATGGCCTGCATTATGGATGTTGGGTTCTAACTACCAAACAATATCTTGGCCAGCTTGTGGAGAGACAGATATTATGGAACATGTAGGTAACGACCAGAACACAATTCATGGTACACTACATTACCCAGGCAATTCGGCTGGTAATGCAAACACCAGCTCTACAGTTGTAGAAGGCGTTTCAGATGAGTTTCACATCTATACTGTTAACTGGAGTCCAAACTTCATACGATTCTATGTAGATGGTAATGAATTTAAAACTTTTGCAAACTCACCCGAAGTACCATACAATTGGGATTTCTTCCTAATATTCAACGTAGCAATGGGTGGTAGCTTTGGTGGTACTATAGACCCTTCGTTTACAGAATCTAGTATGGAGGTTGATTATGTAAGAGTATATCAAGAATAA
- the bglX gene encoding beta-glucosidase BglX, with protein sequence MKYNFPKYAVVVTLLVTLSCTTTKQKNVLNTAKPAPQSIIDRKVDSVLNLMTLEEKVGQMNQYNGFWDATGPAPQDGAAAKKYDHLKKGWVGSMLNVRGVKDVKVLQKIAVEETRLGIPLLFGYDVIHGYKTISPIPLAEAASWDMEAIKKSAEIGAAEAAASGLNWTFAPMVDVARDARWGRVMEGSGEDPFLGSQIAIARVHGFQGNFSEFNLAACAKHFAGYAFAESGRDYNTVDVSDNTLHNIILPPFKAAADAGALTFMNAFNELEGIPATGNAYLQRNILKGEWNFDGFIVSDWGSMAEMINHGYAKDLKQAAEYAANAGSDMDMESYGYVGHLADLVREGKVDEEKVNDAARRILKVKFQLGLFDNPYKYCDENREKETIGKKAFHDGVLDMAKKSIVLLKNENNTLPLKKQGQKIAVIGALANDKTSPLGSWRIGADDGTAVSVLEGLKQYNGNELVYAKGADVALGNPMFIRETKINMTDKSGFSEAVNTAKNADVVIMVLGEHGLQTGEGRSRSEIGLPGVQQELLETVYKANPNIVLVLTNGRPLTIPWAAENIPAIVEAWHLGTQSGNAIAQVLYGDYNPSGKLPMSFPRNVGQLPIYYNHKNTGRPIEEAPESVFWSHYNDVDNSPLYPFGYGLSYSSFEYSNLKISSDKLTTNGNITISVDVKNTSKTDGKEVVQLYLHDLYASVTRPVRELKGFELTAIKAGETKTVTFTINEKTIAFYTANKKWESETGDFKVYVGGSSDATLESNFTYTK encoded by the coding sequence ATGAAATATAATTTCCCAAAATATGCTGTAGTTGTAACTTTACTTGTTACACTAAGCTGTACTACAACAAAACAAAAAAATGTTTTAAATACAGCTAAACCAGCACCCCAATCAATCATAGATCGAAAAGTAGATTCGGTATTAAACCTCATGACCCTCGAAGAAAAAGTAGGGCAAATGAACCAATATAATGGTTTTTGGGATGCTACAGGTCCTGCGCCACAAGATGGTGCAGCCGCAAAAAAATATGACCATCTTAAAAAAGGATGGGTAGGTTCTATGCTCAATGTAAGAGGTGTAAAAGATGTAAAAGTATTACAAAAAATAGCCGTAGAAGAAACCCGACTAGGCATACCCCTACTATTTGGGTACGATGTTATTCATGGTTATAAAACAATAAGCCCTATACCACTCGCCGAAGCAGCTAGCTGGGATATGGAAGCTATAAAAAAATCAGCCGAAATAGGCGCAGCCGAAGCAGCAGCTTCGGGTCTTAACTGGACGTTTGCCCCTATGGTAGATGTAGCACGCGATGCCCGCTGGGGTCGTGTTATGGAGGGTTCGGGGGAAGACCCATTCTTGGGCAGCCAAATAGCCATTGCCAGAGTACATGGTTTTCAGGGTAATTTTAGCGAGTTTAACCTTGCTGCCTGTGCTAAACATTTTGCAGGATATGCCTTTGCCGAATCGGGCAGAGATTACAATACTGTAGATGTGAGTGATAATACACTACATAATATAATACTCCCACCGTTTAAGGCGGCTGCCGATGCAGGAGCACTTACTTTTATGAATGCTTTTAACGAGCTTGAAGGTATACCAGCAACAGGTAACGCCTACTTGCAAAGAAATATACTTAAAGGCGAATGGAACTTTGATGGCTTTATAGTATCTGACTGGGGTTCTATGGCAGAAATGATAAATCATGGCTATGCTAAAGATTTAAAACAAGCTGCTGAATATGCTGCCAATGCAGGATCTGATATGGATATGGAATCTTACGGGTATGTAGGGCACCTTGCCGACTTGGTAAGAGAAGGTAAAGTTGACGAAGAAAAAGTTAACGATGCTGCACGCCGTATACTAAAAGTTAAGTTTCAATTGGGGTTATTCGATAATCCATATAAATACTGCGATGAAAACCGCGAAAAAGAAACCATTGGTAAAAAAGCATTTCATGACGGTGTGCTAGATATGGCAAAAAAATCTATTGTATTACTTAAAAACGAGAACAACACACTTCCTTTAAAAAAACAAGGACAAAAAATAGCCGTAATAGGCGCATTGGCAAACGATAAAACAAGCCCGCTTGGGAGTTGGAGAATCGGTGCTGATGATGGTACTGCTGTTTCTGTTTTAGAAGGTTTAAAGCAATATAATGGTAATGAACTAGTATATGCTAAAGGTGCCGATGTAGCCCTAGGTAACCCAATGTTTATAAGAGAAACTAAAATAAACATGACTGATAAAAGCGGTTTTAGCGAAGCGGTAAATACTGCTAAAAATGCTGATGTGGTTATTATGGTACTTGGCGAACACGGACTACAAACAGGTGAAGGTAGAAGTCGTAGCGAAATAGGACTACCAGGTGTACAACAAGAACTTTTAGAAACAGTATATAAAGCCAATCCTAATATTGTACTAGTATTAACCAACGGAAGACCGTTAACAATACCTTGGGCAGCAGAAAATATACCCGCTATAGTAGAAGCTTGGCACTTGGGTACACAAAGCGGTAACGCTATTGCACAGGTACTCTATGGCGACTATAACCCAAGTGGTAAACTACCTATGAGTTTCCCTCGTAATGTGGGACAATTACCTATTTATTACAATCATAAAAATACAGGTAGACCAATTGAAGAAGCACCCGAAAGCGTTTTTTGGTCGCATTATAATGATGTTGATAATAGCCCCCTCTACCCTTTTGGTTATGGATTAAGCTATTCATCATTTGAATATTCTAACTTAAAAATTAGCTCTGATAAATTGACTACTAATGGAAACATAACAATATCTGTAGATGTAAAAAACACTAGTAAAACCGATGGTAAAGAGGTAGTACAACTGTACCTGCATGACTTATATGCATCAGTTACTCGTCCTGTGCGTGAACTGAAAGGTTTTGAACTTACAGCCATAAAAGCAGGAGAAACTAAAACAGTAACGTTTACTATAAACGAAAAAACTATTGCCTTTTATACAGCTAATAAAAAATGGGAATCAGAAACAGGCGATTTTAAAGTGTATGTAGGCGGAAGCTCTGATGCTACACTAGAAAGCAATTTTACTTATACGAAATAA
- a CDS encoding glycoside hydrolase family 16 protein, whose translation MKKIIVLLHLFIVVIATAQAQKEKGKLLWEENFDGTTLNEQVWRYELGDGCPNICGWGNNERQIYTKDNHKVANGLLTITVKKDGENYTSTRITTAKKKEFKYGYIEARAKIPTGHGIWPAFWMLGSNIKQVGWPMAGEIDILEYVGKEPDMVFTSLHTQDSHGETINTKKTRFEDIEEGFHTYAIDWTKDYIKFYVDDKLVYTFAPKGKTEAVWPYDQPFYFILNVAVGGNFGGPEVDDTIFPQEFIIDYIKVYEN comes from the coding sequence ATGAAGAAAATAATAGTATTACTACACCTGTTTATTGTTGTTATTGCAACAGCGCAGGCACAAAAAGAGAAAGGTAAACTACTATGGGAAGAAAACTTTGATGGTACTACCCTAAATGAGCAGGTTTGGAGGTATGAACTTGGCGACGGTTGTCCTAACATTTGCGGTTGGGGTAATAATGAACGCCAAATATATACTAAAGATAACCACAAGGTAGCAAACGGATTGCTTACCATTACCGTAAAAAAAGATGGTGAAAACTATACATCAACTCGCATAACTACTGCCAAGAAAAAAGAGTTTAAATATGGCTATATAGAGGCTCGTGCCAAAATACCTACAGGACACGGTATATGGCCTGCATTTTGGATGCTGGGCAGTAATATAAAGCAAGTAGGTTGGCCTATGGCTGGCGAAATTGATATCTTAGAGTATGTAGGTAAAGAACCTGATATGGTATTTACATCATTACACACACAAGACAGTCATGGTGAGACAATTAATACCAAAAAAACACGTTTTGAAGATATAGAAGAAGGCTTCCATACCTATGCTATAGATTGGACGAAAGACTATATTAAATTTTATGTAGATGACAAACTTGTATATACTTTTGCGCCTAAAGGTAAAACCGAAGCAGTATGGCCGTACGACCAACCATTCTATTTTATACTAAACGTTGCCGTAGGTGGCAATTTTGGAGGTCCTGAAGTAGATGATACAATATTTCCACAGGAATTTATTATAGACTATATAAAAGTCTATGAGAATTAA
- a CDS encoding DUF6691 family protein has product MKFIKYLLVGLVFGIVLTKSEAVSWYRIYEMFHFQSFHMFGIIMTAIVVGVVGIQIIKRGKVKDITGQPINIPDKEKGFTNYIIGGILFGLGWGLVGTCPGPMYILIGAGFWGIGVVLLGALVGTYLYGVLKDKLPH; this is encoded by the coding sequence ATGAAATTTATAAAATATTTATTGGTAGGGTTAGTATTTGGTATTGTGCTTACAAAGTCAGAAGCCGTATCATGGTATCGCATTTACGAAATGTTTCATTTCCAGTCGTTCCATATGTTTGGTATTATCATGACGGCTATTGTAGTAGGAGTAGTGGGCATACAAATTATAAAGAGAGGAAAGGTAAAAGATATTACAGGACAGCCTATAAACATACCTGATAAAGAAAAAGGATTTACCAATTATATTATTGGCGGAATACTGTTTGGCTTAGGTTGGGGGCTTGTAGGTACTTGCCCAGGACCTATGTATATATTGATAGGCGCAGGTTTTTGGGGTATAGGTGTAGTGCTTTTAGGTGCTTTAGTAGGAACTTACCTTTATGGTGTTTTGAAAGATAAATTACCGCATTAA
- a CDS encoding YeeE/YedE family protein, which translates to MYSFYGTWSWYVSGLLIGVIMLLLIYFGKTFGMSSNLRTMCSAFGAGKNVSFFRFDWKNQRWNLVVVLGAMLGGYIATTYLSDGSGVNLNPQTVTELQQLHIDAPEGKLLPDALVGTEALQSPKMLAILLLGGLLVGFGTRYAGGCTSGHAITGLSNLQLPSLIAVIGFFIGGLIMSWLLLPLFFN; encoded by the coding sequence ATGTATAGTTTTTATGGTACTTGGTCTTGGTATGTTTCGGGACTACTTATAGGGGTAATAATGCTCTTACTTATATATTTCGGAAAAACATTTGGAATGTCATCTAACTTGCGCACGATGTGCTCGGCTTTTGGAGCGGGAAAAAATGTATCCTTTTTCCGTTTCGATTGGAAAAACCAACGTTGGAATCTTGTTGTAGTACTGGGTGCTATGCTTGGCGGGTATATTGCTACTACTTACCTGAGTGATGGTAGCGGTGTTAACCTGAACCCGCAAACGGTAACCGAGTTGCAACAACTGCATATTGACGCTCCCGAAGGGAAATTATTACCAGATGCATTAGTAGGTACAGAAGCATTACAATCGCCTAAAATGCTTGCTATATTACTACTGGGAGGGCTATTAGTAGGCTTTGGTACACGCTATGCTGGCGGATGTACCTCTGGGCATGCCATTACAGGATTGAGTAACTTACAATTACCATCGCTTATAGCGGTAATAGGTTTTTTTATAGGAGGGCTTATTATGTCGTGGTTATTATTACCACTATTTTTTAATTAA
- a CDS encoding 2-dehydro-3-deoxyphosphooctonate aldolase, translated as MKKYLLLSCFTLILATSCISTRLTIKNIDDKAPMPKLTKEKTFELTEISSDKKYGYDPDYPINLGFLPVQNADINIKRYFGALSGPQGQPITYELVDSCCPFPSGKNNMGAGLLDVYEVTWEGLSVPKRLHINLYERGEIIAPAGFGIKKIL; from the coding sequence ATGAAAAAATACCTGCTTCTTTCCTGCTTTACTTTGATATTAGCAACATCATGCATAAGCACTCGGCTTACTATTAAAAATATAGATGATAAAGCCCCCATGCCTAAGCTCACAAAAGAAAAGACATTTGAACTTACAGAAATAAGCAGCGATAAAAAATATGGGTATGATCCTGACTATCCTATAAATCTTGGTTTTTTACCTGTACAAAATGCCGATATTAATATAAAACGATATTTTGGGGCATTATCAGGACCACAGGGGCAACCTATAACCTATGAACTTGTAGATAGTTGCTGCCCTTTTCCTTCGGGAAAAAATAATATGGGTGCCGGTTTACTTGATGTATATGAAGTAACATGGGAAGGACTTTCTGTTCCTAAACGGTTGCATATCAACCTATATGAGAGGGGCGAAATAATAGCACCTGCAGGCTTTGGTATCAAGAAGATACTGTAA